The following nucleotide sequence is from Thermostaphylospora chromogena.
GAAGGTGTTCGCCGCACTGCTCGGCGTCGGCGCGGTCCTGTCGATCGCCGCGGGGGTGCTCTGGTGGTGAACGTCGTCGTGCTCGACTACGGGTCGGGCAACCTGCGCTCCGCCGAGCGGGCGCTGGCCCGGGTGGGGGCCGACGTCCAGGTGACGTCCGACTTCGACACCGCGTTCGAATGCGACGGTCTGGTCGTGCCCGGGGTGGGCGCGTTCGCCGCGTGCATGGCCGGGCTCACCCGCGTGCGCGGAGAACAACTGATCTCCCGCCGTCTGGCCGCCGGACGGCCGGTGCTGGGCATCTGCGTCGGCATGCAGATCCTCTTCGAGGAGGGCGTGGAGCACGGCGTCCGCACCGCCGGCTGCGGCGAGTGGCCGGGCACGGTCGAGCGGCTGAAGGCGCCCGTGCTGCCGCACATGGGATGGAACACCGTCTCCGCCCCCGAGGGATCGGTGCTGTTCGCCGGGCTGGACGCCGACACCCGCTTCTACTTCGTGCACTCCTACGGCGTGCGCCGGTGGGAGCTCACCGCCGGTCCCGGATTCGCCGAGCCGAAGGTGGCCTGGGCGGAGCACGGCGAGCCGTTCGTCGCCGCGGCGGAGAACGGCCCGCTGGCGGCCACCCAGTTCCACCCGGAGAAGTCCGGCGACGCCGGGGCCACCCTGCTGGAGAACTGGCTGCGCGCCATCACGTGAGTGCCGTGCCATGAGCGAGGAGCGGGCCCGGTGCGGGGCCGAGCGGAAGGTCGAGCGGGGCCACCCGGCCGTCACCCCCGCCGAGCGTCGGCCGGGCGGGCCCGGCGGTGCGAGCCCGGGCCCGCCGCCGTCCCGCCCGGCACGGGCCGCCGGTGCCCGCGTCCCGCCGTCGCGTGCGGAACGCCGCGGCGCGGTTCCCGCTCGTTCCGGCGCCGCCGCGGCGGGCGCCGTCCGGCCGGACGGCCCGCCCCGGCGTCCGGATGCTGTCGTTGTTGCCGCTGTTCGTCACCCTCGTCTTCGACCGGAGGTCGTGAATCCATGTCGCTCGTGCTGCTGCCCGCCGTAGACGTCGCGGACGGCCAGGCCGTCCGCCTGGTCCAGGGGGAGGCGGGGACCGAGACGTCCTACGGTGACCCGTTGGCCGCCGCCCTGGCCTGGCAGGAGGCGGGCGCGGAGTGGATCCACCTGGTCGATCTCGACGCCGCGTTCGGCCGCGGCTCCAACCGGGAACTGCTGGCCTCGGTGGTGCGGGCGCTGGACGTGAACGTCGAGCTGTCCGGCGGCATCCGCGACGACGAGTCGCTGGAGGCGGCACTGGCCACCGGGTGCCGCAGGGTGAACATCGGTACGGCGGCGCTGGAGAACCCCGCCTGGTGCTCGAAGATCATCTCTGAGTACGGCGATCGCATCGCCGTCGGCCTCGACGTGCGGGGGACCACCCTGGCCGCCCGCGGCTGGACCCGCGAGGGCGGCGACCTGTGGGAGGTGCTGGACCGCCTGGAGGCCGACGGCTGCCCCCGCTACGTGGTGACCGACGTGACCAAGGACGGCACGCTGCGCGGCCCCAACATCGAGCTGCTGCGCCAGGTCTGCGCTCGGACCGACAAACCCGTCATCGCCAGCGGCGGCGTCTCCTCCCTCGACGACCTGCGGGCCATCGCCGAGCTCGTCCCGGAGGGCGTGGAGGGGGCGATCGTGGGCAAGGCGCTGTACGCCGGGGCCTTCACGCTGGAGGAGGCCCTGGCCGCCGTACGCTAGGGCGCGCCGTACCCGGCCCGGGCCGCCCGGAGAACGAACCGCAAACCGCCGAGTCACCGAGGAGAAACTGGTGAGCGTCGCCGTACGTGTCATCCCGTGCCTGGACGTCGACGCCGGGCGCGTGGTGAAAGGCGTCAACTTCGAGAACCTGCGCGACGCCGGAGACCCGGTCGAGTTGGCCCGCCGTTACGACGAGGAGGGCGCCGACGAGCTGACCTTCCTCGACATCACCGCCTCCTCCGGCGGCCGGGAGACCATGTACGACGTGGTCCGCCGCACCGCCGAGCAGGTTTTCATCCCGCTCACCGTGGGCGGCGGGGTGCGCTCCACGGACGACGTGGACCGGCTGCTGCGGGCCGGTGCGGACAAGGTGTCGCTGAACACCGCCGCCGTCGCCCGGCCGGAACTGCTGACGGAGGCGTCGCGGCGGTTCGGCGCGCAGTGCATCGTGCTGTCGGTGGACGCCCGCCGGGTGGTGGACGGCCCGCCCACGCCGAGCGGGTTCGAGGTGACCACGCACGGCGGTCGGCGTGGCACCGGCATCGATGCGGTGGAGTGGGCGCGGCGCGGCGAGGAGCTGGGCGTGGGCGAGATCCTGCTCAACTCGATGGACGCCGACGGTACGCGTGACGGCTACGACCTGGAGATGCTCCGCGCCGTGCGGGCGGCCGTCTCCGTGCCGGTGATCGCCAGCGGCGGCGCGGGGGCCGTGGAGCACTTCGCACCGGCGGTCGACGCGGGCGCGAACGCCGTGCTCGCCGCGAGTGTCCTGCACTTCGGTCAGCTGAAGATCGCGGATATCAAGAAGGCGCTGCGGGAGGCGGGCCACCCCGTTCGCTGATCTCGCCGGTCCGGCGCCGCGGGTTCGGGTTCGCCGGCGAAACGGAGCGGCGTCCCGCGCCACGCCCGTCAGGGCGGCGCGGGACGCCGCGGGACCGCCCGCTTATTCGGCCGGGCGCCGGCCGACCGTCACCGCTTCTCCTGGCGACGCTGGCAGTTGACGCAGTAACGGGCGAGCGGCCTGATCTTGAGCCGTTCGTACGGGATGGCTATGCCGCAGTCGTCGCAGCGTCCGTAGACACCGGCCGCGATGTCGTCGATAGCCCGCTTCACGGCGGCGATGTTGCGCTCGGTGGCGGCGATCTCAGCGAGGATCGCGGCCTTGGCGGTCTCGCTCACCGTGCCATCCGCCACGGTGCTCTCCAGATCGGAGAGCTGCCTGTTCCGCCAGAGCAGTTGCTCGTCAAGCTCCTCGCGGATGGCCGCGAGCTGCACGCTGCTCAGCGTGGTGCCTTCTGCGCTGGTGGTCATGGCATTCGTCCTTCCGTGTTCGGTGGGCATGCGGCGGCCCGATGCGCACCGCCCGCGCCACCCTCTGAGCTCGCCAGGAAACCGGCGAGAGATCCCAGGGTTGGGATAGTCGAGATATTTCCTGATTCTTGAAATACAAATCGCCCCGCGATTAATCACGGCACGGCGCTATGCGCGCATGCCGAAATCACGCGTCTCGCGGGGAAAGTTCGGCGCTCGCGGCGCATATGCGTTATGCCCGGCGGTTCGCGCCGGGTGGATGCGGGCTTACGCGACGGGCGGAGCGCGCGAGCCTGCGACGCGCCGTCCCTCAGGCAGCTGGGCGCCCACGGGCTCCGCCCCGCGCACGAAGACGTACCGGAGCGGGACGGCGATGGCGACGCCGGGCGCGAGAAGGGAGGGTAGGTGATCTCCCCAGCCGGAAGCCGCGCGCGGCGGAGTCGAGAGCTGTTCGGATGAGGAGTCGTCGGCCCACATGCCCGGCTCCGTGGCCGACGGCGGTGCGGGCGCCGCATCGGCCTGCCACGCCGCAGAGGCGGCGAACAGCAGGCAGGCGAGCAGGAGCAGGCCCATGACGGCCGATGTGGCCGCGGGCCTGCGAAAACGATCCTGCATCGCACTCATCTCACTTACGACCATAGCCCACGAAATCCAAAAGGGCACCTCCGATTCTTCCGGGCCGGGGACGGGGGGCGCCCCCTTCCGCGGCGGAGAGCGGAAAACGCCGGGATTTCCACGTGGTCTATCCAGATGTGAACGCTTCAACGGAACAGAGATTCCCGCCGATCATGTTTTTTCCGACTTGTCGGTCGGGTTGTGCATCCGTTCCCGCGTTCCCCGGCGGCCGTCCCACCCCCGCCCGCGAGGGCCGGCACGCCCCGGCCGCACCGATCGGGCGGGGCGGGCGAGTCCGGCTCCGCGCTCGAGGTGCGGGGAGGCGGGCCTCCGGGACGCCCGCGGTGGGGCGGCGCGGCGGTTCAACGATGTAAGCGGAAGTTGTATATAGAACGGATGACTGCTTTCACTCCCGAAGATGTGGCGCGGGCCCGTGCCGAGACCCCCGGCTGCGAGAAGGTCGTCCACCTCAACAACGCCGGAGCCGCGCTGCCGCCGCGGTGCGTGACCGACACCGTCATCGATCACCTGCGCACCGAGGCGCTGATCGGCGGGTACGAGGCGGCGGACGCCGCCGCGCCGAGGCTGGCCGGGGTCAAGGAGTCGATCGCCACCCTGCTCAACGCCACCGCCGCCGACATCGGGCTGACCGACAGCGCGAGCCGGGCCTGGCAGGCGGTCTTCTACGCCATCCCCTTCCGGCCCGGTGACCGCATCCTGACCTGCCGCAGCGAGTACACCGCCAACATCATCGCGCTGCTGCAGGTCGCGGCACGGACGGGTGCCGTGGTGGAGGTCGTGGACGACGACGAGAACGGGCAGATCGACCTGGACGATCTGCGCTCCCGGCTCGACGAACGGGTGCGGCTGATCGCGCTCACCCACGTGCCCGCGCACGGCGGGCTGGTCAACCCGGCCGAGGAGGTCGGCCGGATCGCCCGGGAGGCGGGCGTGACGTACCTGCTGGACGCCTGCCAGTCGGCCGGGCAGATGCCGCTCGACGTGGAACGGCTGGGATGCGACGCGCTGACCGTCGCGGGGCGCAAGTTCCTGCGCGGCCCGCGCGGAACCGGCTTCCTCTACGTGCACCCCCGCCTCAGGCAGGCCGTCGAGCCCGCCATGCTGGACCTGCACTCGGCCGCCTGGACCGGGCCCGACTCCTACGAGGTGCACCCGGA
It contains:
- the hisF gene encoding imidazole glycerol phosphate synthase subunit HisF, translated to MSVAVRVIPCLDVDAGRVVKGVNFENLRDAGDPVELARRYDEEGADELTFLDITASSGGRETMYDVVRRTAEQVFIPLTVGGGVRSTDDVDRLLRAGADKVSLNTAAVARPELLTEASRRFGAQCIVLSVDARRVVDGPPTPSGFEVTTHGGRRGTGIDAVEWARRGEELGVGEILLNSMDADGTRDGYDLEMLRAVRAAVSVPVIASGGAGAVEHFAPAVDAGANAVLAASVLHFGQLKIADIKKALREAGHPVR
- the hisH gene encoding imidazole glycerol phosphate synthase subunit HisH, encoding MVVNVVVLDYGSGNLRSAERALARVGADVQVTSDFDTAFECDGLVVPGVGAFAACMAGLTRVRGEQLISRRLAAGRPVLGICVGMQILFEEGVEHGVRTAGCGEWPGTVERLKAPVLPHMGWNTVSAPEGSVLFAGLDADTRFYFVHSYGVRRWELTAGPGFAEPKVAWAEHGEPFVAAAENGPLAATQFHPEKSGDAGATLLENWLRAIT
- the priA gene encoding bifunctional 1-(5-phosphoribosyl)-5-((5-phosphoribosylamino)methylideneamino)imidazole-4-carboxamide isomerase/phosphoribosylanthranilate isomerase PriA, with amino-acid sequence MSLVLLPAVDVADGQAVRLVQGEAGTETSYGDPLAAALAWQEAGAEWIHLVDLDAAFGRGSNRELLASVVRALDVNVELSGGIRDDESLEAALATGCRRVNIGTAALENPAWCSKIISEYGDRIAVGLDVRGTTLAARGWTREGGDLWEVLDRLEADGCPRYVVTDVTKDGTLRGPNIELLRQVCARTDKPVIASGGVSSLDDLRAIAELVPEGVEGAIVGKALYAGAFTLEEALAAVR
- a CDS encoding TraR/DksA family transcriptional regulator; amino-acid sequence: MTTSAEGTTLSSVQLAAIREELDEQLLWRNRQLSDLESTVADGTVSETAKAAILAEIAATERNIAAVKRAIDDIAAGVYGRCDDCGIAIPYERLKIRPLARYCVNCQRRQEKR
- a CDS encoding aminotransferase class V-fold PLP-dependent enzyme, which translates into the protein MTAFTPEDVARARAETPGCEKVVHLNNAGAALPPRCVTDTVIDHLRTEALIGGYEAADAAAPRLAGVKESIATLLNATAADIGLTDSASRAWQAVFYAIPFRPGDRILTCRSEYTANIIALLQVAARTGAVVEVVDDDENGQIDLDDLRSRLDERVRLIALTHVPAHGGLVNPAEEVGRIAREAGVTYLLDACQSAGQMPLDVERLGCDALTVAGRKFLRGPRGTGFLYVHPRLRQAVEPAMLDLHSAAWTGPDSYEVHPDAQRFEVWERNVAAVLGLGAAVDYALSWGITAIEERVSRLAEHLREELSAVPGVTVCDRGARRCGIVTFTVDGVQATRVKASLSEQGINTTVSYAANARYDLPVRGLGDLVRASVHYYNTEEELGRLTEAVAALARTA